One genomic window of Niveibacterium sp. SC-1 includes the following:
- a CDS encoding YdeI/OmpD-associated family protein has translation MKFKAKVVPSGNATAVEVPEAALERLNAGTRPAVVITINGHSWRSRVAAMRGTHLVGISAANRKASEISEGDLVEVLLELDVEPRTVEEPEDVAAALNGRKALRAAFESLPFGLRRKYVANIEEAKSPETRLRRIAKLLVELEKDPT, from the coding sequence ATGAAATTCAAAGCCAAAGTCGTTCCCTCCGGCAATGCGACTGCAGTCGAGGTTCCTGAGGCCGCCCTTGAGAGGCTGAACGCGGGGACGCGGCCCGCAGTCGTCATAACGATCAACGGCCACTCCTGGCGCAGTCGAGTCGCGGCAATGCGAGGCACGCATTTGGTTGGCATCAGCGCAGCCAATCGCAAAGCAAGCGAAATATCCGAAGGCGATCTCGTAGAAGTACTGCTTGAACTCGACGTTGAGCCAAGAACCGTTGAGGAGCCAGAGGATGTGGCGGCTGCACTGAACGGACGAAAAGCGCTACGCGCCGCCTTCGAAAGCCTGCCCTTTGGCCTGAGGCGCAAGTACGTTGCAAACATCGAGGAGGCAAAGTCGCCCGAGACCCGCTTGCGCCGAATCGCGAAATTGCTCGT
- a CDS encoding FAD-dependent monooxygenase, with the protein MAPGQGIFAHREPDGTLHTYVALQRPLDWIAGVEASGPAALGRIAREFEGWAPALTALITDGETAPVFRPIHALPAGHRWQRTPGVTLLGDAAHLMAPAGDGANLAMLDGAALGQAIAANPGDTETALAAYEEDMFPRSAHAAAGADEVLQACLGEDAPRSLVDFFDSAFSTQ; encoded by the coding sequence ATGGCGCCCGGTCAGGGGATATTCGCGCACCGCGAACCGGACGGGACGCTGCACACCTACGTGGCCCTGCAAAGGCCGCTGGACTGGATCGCCGGCGTCGAGGCCTCGGGACCGGCCGCGTTGGGTCGCATCGCCCGGGAATTCGAAGGATGGGCGCCGGCCCTGACGGCCCTCATCACCGACGGAGAGACCGCGCCGGTATTCCGCCCCATCCATGCCCTGCCCGCCGGCCACCGCTGGCAGCGCACGCCCGGCGTGACCCTGCTCGGCGACGCCGCACATCTGATGGCGCCCGCCGGCGACGGCGCCAACCTCGCGATGCTCGACGGTGCCGCGCTGGGCCAGGCGATTGCAGCGAATCCGGGTGACACCGAAACCGCGCTTGCGGCCTATGAGGAGGACATGTTTCCCCGCAGCGCCCACGCGGCGGCCGGTGCCGACGAGGTTCTCCAGGCCTGCCTGGGTGAAGACGCGCCCCGCAGCCTGGTCGACTTCTTCGATAGCGCCTTCTCGACGCAATGA
- a CDS encoding ABC transporter substrate-binding protein: protein MKLKTITAATLCALAAQQALADMKAAEKWVDSEFKPSTLSKQQQLDEMKWFIEAAAKLKAKGVTEVHVVSETIDTHVYESKTLAKAFSEITGIKLVHDLIQEGDLVEKMQTSLQSGKSIYDGWVNDSDLIGTHMRYGQTVVLTDYMEGAGKEFTSPTLDLKDFIGLRFTTSPDGKVYQLPDQQFANLYWFRADWFERPELKKQFKDKYGYELGVPVNWSAYEDIANFFTNDVKTIDGVKVYGHMDYGKKDPSLGWRFTDAWLSMAGTADKGIPNGLPIDEWGIRVADDKCTPVGASVSRGGATNSPAAVYALTKYIDWMKKYAPPQAIGMTFSEAGPVPGQGNIAQQVFWYTAFTASLSKPNLSVVNKDGTPKWRMAPSPHGPYWKEGMQNGYQDVGSWTFLKSADPNRMAGAWLYGQFVTSKTVSLKKTVVGLTPIRESDIQSQAMTDLAPKLGGFVEFYRSPARVAWTPTGTNVPDYPKLAQLWWKNVAVAVTGEKTPQAAMDNLAEEMDKVMERLQRAGMKQCPPKLNAKGDPNKWLSDTQAPWKKVDERPKGETVPYDQLLAAWKAGRVR, encoded by the coding sequence ATGAAGCTGAAAACAATCACCGCCGCGACGCTATGCGCATTGGCGGCGCAGCAGGCCCTCGCGGACATGAAGGCGGCCGAGAAGTGGGTGGATAGCGAGTTCAAGCCGAGCACGCTGTCGAAGCAACAGCAGCTCGACGAGATGAAGTGGTTCATCGAGGCGGCCGCCAAGCTCAAGGCCAAGGGTGTCACCGAGGTACACGTCGTCTCGGAGACGATCGACACGCACGTCTATGAATCGAAGACGCTCGCCAAGGCCTTCAGCGAGATCACCGGCATCAAGCTGGTGCACGACCTGATCCAGGAAGGCGACCTCGTCGAGAAAATGCAGACCTCGCTGCAGTCGGGCAAGAGCATCTACGACGGCTGGGTCAACGACTCGGACCTGATCGGCACGCACATGCGCTACGGCCAGACCGTGGTGCTGACCGACTACATGGAAGGCGCCGGCAAGGAATTCACCTCGCCCACGCTGGACCTGAAGGACTTCATCGGCCTGCGCTTCACCACCAGCCCGGACGGCAAGGTCTATCAGCTCCCGGACCAGCAGTTCGCAAACCTCTACTGGTTCCGCGCCGACTGGTTCGAGCGGCCGGAACTGAAGAAACAGTTCAAGGACAAGTACGGTTACGAGCTCGGTGTTCCGGTGAACTGGAGCGCTTATGAAGACATCGCCAACTTCTTCACCAACGACGTGAAGACGATCGACGGCGTGAAGGTCTACGGCCACATGGACTACGGCAAGAAGGATCCCTCGCTGGGTTGGCGCTTCACCGATGCGTGGCTGTCCATGGCCGGTACCGCGGACAAGGGCATCCCGAACGGCCTGCCGATCGACGAGTGGGGCATCCGCGTCGCGGACGACAAGTGCACGCCGGTCGGTGCCTCGGTGTCGCGCGGTGGCGCAACCAACTCGCCCGCCGCGGTCTACGCGCTCACCAAGTACATCGACTGGATGAAGAAGTACGCGCCGCCTCAGGCCATCGGCATGACCTTCTCCGAGGCCGGGCCGGTGCCGGGACAGGGCAACATCGCGCAGCAAGTGTTCTGGTACACCGCCTTCACCGCCTCGCTCTCCAAGCCGAACCTCTCCGTGGTCAACAAGGACGGCACGCCGAAGTGGCGCATGGCGCCGAGCCCGCACGGTCCGTACTGGAAGGAGGGCATGCAGAACGGCTACCAGGACGTTGGCTCCTGGACCTTCCTCAAGAGCGCGGACCCCAACCGCATGGCGGGCGCATGGCTCTACGGCCAGTTCGTGACCTCGAAGACCGTGTCGCTCAAGAAGACGGTCGTCGGCCTCACGCCGATCCGCGAGTCCGACATCCAGAGCCAGGCGATGACTGACCTCGCGCCCAAGCTCGGCGGCTTCGTCGAGTTCTACCGCAGCCCCGCGCGCGTGGCCTGGACGCCGACCGGCACCAACGTGCCCGACTATCCGAAGCTCGCGCAGCTGTGGTGGAAGAACGTGGCGGTGGCAGTGACCGGCGAGAAGACGCCGCAGGCCGCGATGGACAACCTCGCGGAGGAAATGGACAAGGTCATGGAGCGCCTGCAGCGCGCCGGCATGAAGCAATGCCCGCCCAAGCTCAACGCGAAAGGTGATCCGAACAAGTGGCTGTCCGACACGCAGGCACCGTGGAAGAAAGTGGACGAACGTCCGAAGGGCGAAACCGTGCCCTACGACCAGCTCCTCGCCGCCTGGAAGGCCGGCCGCGTGCGTTGA
- a CDS encoding TetR/AcrR family transcriptional regulator: MTLSPPYGTTFHSCWNDVPFMSRCVMVKKTRTVQRREDSLSRERIVEAAIGLLDSAGEDGLTFRALSERLATGAGAIYHHVSNKSDLLIAACDAVVAEAVGACQDCATPQETVRALSLGMFDAMDEHPWVGSALIQAAGQLPMVRLLERLGQQVCALGVPEASQWAAASTLLHYIVGVGGQNAANRMSAQAREIERTEFLDAVATAWSQLDVAQYPFARSAAEQLRAHDDREDFLAGVDLILGGIVGLGGGSANRAERAPGKKR; encoded by the coding sequence GTGACACTTTCACCGCCTTATGGAACGACGTTCCATTCATGTTGGAACGATGTTCCATTCATGTCAAGATGCGTCATGGTCAAGAAAACACGCACGGTCCAGCGGCGAGAGGATTCGCTCTCGCGTGAACGCATCGTTGAAGCCGCCATCGGACTGCTCGACAGCGCAGGGGAAGACGGGCTCACGTTCCGCGCGCTGTCGGAACGTCTGGCGACTGGCGCCGGTGCGATCTACCACCACGTCAGCAACAAGAGCGACCTGCTGATCGCCGCCTGCGATGCCGTGGTCGCCGAGGCCGTGGGCGCATGCCAGGACTGCGCGACGCCACAAGAGACCGTTCGCGCGCTGTCGCTGGGCATGTTCGACGCGATGGACGAGCACCCCTGGGTCGGCTCGGCGCTGATCCAGGCCGCCGGCCAATTGCCGATGGTGCGCCTGCTCGAGCGGCTCGGGCAGCAGGTCTGCGCGCTCGGCGTGCCGGAGGCGTCGCAGTGGGCCGCGGCGTCCACGCTGCTGCATTACATCGTGGGCGTGGGCGGCCAGAACGCCGCGAATCGGATGTCCGCCCAGGCACGAGAGATCGAGAGAACCGAGTTTCTGGATGCGGTCGCAACAGCCTGGTCGCAGCTCGATGTCGCCCAGTACCCCTTCGCGCGATCAGCGGCGGAGCAGTTGCGCGCACATGACGACCGCGAGGACTTCCTCGCGGGTGTCGATCTCATTCTTGGCGGGATCGTAGGTCTCGGCGGCGGGTCCGCAAATCGTGCCGAACGTGCCCCCGGGAAGAAGCGCTGA
- a CDS encoding DUF2160 domain-containing protein yields MFEWMVWTVPTAIFFVCVLVMMLGMTAWEIASPNVARRGFLPLVSTRGDRLFIGLLVAAYINLAWAGLTDANQWGGAAIGFVVLAIIMRWG; encoded by the coding sequence ATGTTCGAGTGGATGGTGTGGACCGTACCCACCGCGATCTTCTTCGTCTGTGTGCTGGTGATGATGCTCGGCATGACGGCCTGGGAGATCGCGAGTCCGAATGTCGCGCGCCGCGGCTTCCTGCCGCTGGTGAGCACGCGCGGAGACCGGCTCTTCATCGGCCTGCTGGTGGCGGCCTACATCAACCTCGCCTGGGCTGGCCTCACCGATGCCAACCAGTGGGGCGGGGCGGCGATCGGCTTCGTGGTTCTCGCAATCATCATGCGCTGGGGCTGA
- a CDS encoding ABC transporter ATP-binding protein codes for MARIELLDLAHSYKPAPKSESDYALRPLNISWRDGGAYALLGPSGCGKTTLLNVMSGLLHPSQGRVLFDGRDVTGLPPRQRNIAQVFQFPVIYDTMTVFENLAFPLRNRGIKEPEVRSRVHEIAEILELSGDLKRRASGLSAEAKQTVSLGRGLVRKDVAAVLFDEPLTVIDPHLKWLLRRKLKRIHQQLKLSLVYVTHDQVEAMTFADEVVVMFDGQVVQSGTPQELFEAPAHTFVGYFIGSPGMNLLPCQLDGDGVRIAEHRLQLAPEQAAKLKGAGQKLTLGIRPEFVRCARAQVPGSVPVAVASIDDLGTHKILTGQFAGQTLKAKLEEHEAPAGDRVWLQFPPQHTLFYADDRRCA; via the coding sequence ATGGCAAGAATCGAACTGCTCGACCTCGCCCACAGCTACAAGCCGGCACCGAAGTCCGAATCCGACTACGCGCTGCGCCCGCTCAACATCAGCTGGCGCGACGGAGGCGCCTACGCCCTGCTAGGCCCTTCGGGCTGCGGCAAGACGACGCTGCTCAATGTGATGTCGGGGCTGCTGCATCCCTCGCAGGGACGCGTGCTCTTTGACGGTCGTGACGTGACCGGGCTGCCACCGCGCCAGCGCAACATCGCGCAGGTGTTCCAGTTCCCGGTCATCTACGACACGATGACGGTGTTCGAGAACCTCGCCTTTCCCCTGCGCAACCGCGGCATTAAGGAACCGGAAGTGCGCAGCCGGGTGCACGAGATCGCCGAGATCCTCGAACTCTCGGGCGATCTCAAGCGCCGCGCCTCGGGTCTGTCCGCCGAAGCCAAGCAGACCGTCTCGCTCGGCCGCGGGCTGGTGCGCAAGGATGTGGCGGCCGTGCTCTTCGACGAGCCGCTGACGGTCATCGACCCGCACCTGAAGTGGCTCCTGCGCCGCAAGCTCAAGCGCATTCATCAGCAGCTCAAGTTGAGTCTCGTCTACGTGACGCACGACCAGGTGGAGGCGATGACCTTCGCCGACGAGGTCGTGGTGATGTTCGACGGCCAGGTGGTGCAGAGCGGCACGCCGCAAGAGCTCTTCGAAGCACCCGCGCACACCTTCGTCGGCTACTTCATCGGCAGCCCCGGCATGAACCTCCTGCCCTGCCAGCTCGACGGCGATGGCGTACGCATCGCCGAGCACCGCCTGCAACTCGCGCCCGAACAGGCGGCCAAGCTCAAGGGGGCAGGCCAAAAACTCACCCTCGGTATCCGCCCCGAGTTTGTTCGCTGCGCGCGTGCGCAGGTGCCGGGCAGCGTGCCGGTGGCCGTCGCCTCCATCGACGACCTCGGCACCCACAAGATCCTCACCGGCCAGTTCGCGGGGCAGACCCTCAAGGCGAAGCTCGAAGAGCACGAAGCGCCGGCGGGGGACCGCGTGTGGCTGCAGTTCCCGCCACAGCACACGCTGTTCTATGCGGATGACAGGAGGTGCGCATGA
- a CDS encoding carbohydrate ABC transporter permease, whose product MAFQSSGPAGVSVAVFSPAPHIQSPARRRVHLRTLLLIVYLVLAMLPIYWMLNMSFKTNEEITGSFTLIPQAFTLANYQTIFTDSSWYSGYINSLIYVLINTVLSVTVSLPAAYAFSRYQFLGDKHLFFWLLTNRMAPPAVFLLPFFQFYSTIGLMDTHVGVALAHMLFNVPLAVWILEGFMSGVPREIDETAYIDGYSFPRFFLRVFVPLIRAGIGVTAFFCFMFSWVELLLARTLTSVDAKPIVAIMTRTVSAAGMDWGVLAAAGALTLVPGAIVIWFVRNYIAKGFAMGRV is encoded by the coding sequence ATGGCTTTTCAGTCTTCCGGCCCGGCGGGCGTGAGCGTGGCCGTGTTCTCCCCGGCGCCGCACATCCAGAGTCCGGCCAGGCGGCGCGTGCATCTGCGCACGCTGCTCCTCATCGTGTATCTCGTGCTTGCGATGCTGCCGATCTACTGGATGTTGAACATGTCGTTCAAGACGAACGAGGAGATCACCGGCAGCTTCACGCTGATCCCCCAGGCCTTCACCCTGGCGAACTACCAGACGATCTTCACCGACTCATCCTGGTACTCGGGCTACATCAATTCGCTGATCTACGTGCTGATCAACACGGTGCTCTCCGTCACCGTGTCACTGCCCGCGGCGTACGCGTTCTCGCGCTACCAGTTCCTCGGCGACAAGCATCTCTTCTTCTGGCTGCTCACCAACCGCATGGCGCCGCCGGCGGTGTTCCTGCTGCCCTTCTTCCAGTTCTATTCGACGATAGGGCTGATGGACACCCACGTCGGCGTGGCGCTCGCGCACATGCTCTTCAACGTGCCGCTCGCGGTGTGGATCCTCGAAGGCTTCATGTCCGGCGTGCCGCGCGAGATCGACGAGACGGCCTACATCGACGGCTACTCCTTCCCGCGCTTCTTCCTGCGCGTGTTCGTCCCGTTGATCCGCGCCGGCATTGGCGTCACGGCCTTCTTCTGCTTCATGTTCAGCTGGGTCGAGCTGCTGCTGGCACGCACCCTCACCTCGGTCGACGCCAAGCCCATCGTCGCGATCATGACCCGCACGGTCAGTGCCGCCGGCATGGATTGGGGCGTACTCGCCGCGGCGGGCGCGCTGACGCTGGTGCCCGGCGCGATCGTGATCTGGTTCGTCCGCAACTACATCGCGAAGGGTTTCGCGATGGGAAGGGTGTAA
- a CDS encoding FAD-dependent monooxygenase, which produces MNKAIAIVGAGLGGLTLARVLHIHGIAATVYEAEASPDARAQGGMLDIHDDSGQLALKAARLHDEFLPLIHAGGQASRVLDKDGKVLLDQPDDGTGGRPEVRRGDLRQLLLESLRADTVRWGHKLGAVSSLGDGRHVLDFAHGETVTADIVVGADGAWSKIRPLLSAAQPAYVGISFIET; this is translated from the coding sequence ATGAACAAGGCAATTGCAATCGTCGGGGCCGGCCTCGGCGGGCTGACCCTCGCACGGGTCCTTCACATCCACGGTATCGCCGCCACCGTCTATGAGGCCGAGGCTTCGCCGGATGCCCGCGCGCAGGGCGGCATGCTCGACATCCACGACGACAGCGGGCAACTCGCACTGAAGGCCGCGCGGCTCCATGACGAGTTCCTGCCGCTCATCCACGCAGGTGGCCAGGCGTCGCGCGTGCTCGACAAGGACGGCAAGGTGCTGCTGGACCAGCCCGACGACGGCACCGGCGGCCGGCCCGAAGTGCGCCGCGGAGACCTGCGTCAGCTGCTGCTGGAGTCCTTGCGCGCCGACACCGTGCGCTGGGGGCACAAGCTCGGCGCCGTCTCGTCACTCGGTGACGGGCGCCATGTCCTGGACTTCGCCCATGGCGAGACGGTGACTGCGGACATTGTCGTCGGCGCCGACGGCGCCTGGTCGAAGATCCGTCCACTGCTCTCCGCGGCTCAGCCCGCCTACGTCGGTATCAGCTTCATCGAGACCTGA
- a CDS encoding PEP-CTERM sorting domain-containing protein (PEP-CTERM proteins occur, often in large numbers, in the proteomes of bacteria that also encode an exosortase, a predicted intramembrane cysteine proteinase. The presence of a PEP-CTERM domain at a protein's C-terminus predicts cleavage within the sorting domain, followed by covalent anchoring to some some component of the (usually Gram-negative) cell surface. Many PEP-CTERM proteins exhibit an unusual sequence composition that includes large numbers of potential glycosylation sites. Expression of one such protein has been shown restore the ability of a bacterium to form floc, a type of biofilm.) translates to MKPQALTQPLSLRRLVLAAAIPLVLGALCPTQAMASVVRGAVSAATSMGTGSGSLDNLINQSGLSSAYTSGVTDFVTYAAATTHDSSEASNAWSSAEGNTRGWVVFDFGTLVTLNGLVLWNLRTSAPATLRGFNLYTDADADFTNGVGALLGSFAPPNEGLSPVPSRIFDFGVVTTRYLEMEITTNNGGQFATVTGFGEIAFSELAEAVPEPGVLALLGIGLGGLASSRRRRT, encoded by the coding sequence ATGAAGCCGCAAGCATTGACCCAGCCCCTGTCTCTTCGCCGCCTCGTTCTGGCGGCCGCAATCCCCCTTGTGTTGGGCGCGCTATGCCCGACTCAAGCCATGGCCAGCGTCGTGCGAGGTGCAGTGAGCGCCGCGACGAGCATGGGCACCGGCAGCGGGTCGTTGGACAACCTGATCAACCAGAGCGGCCTTTCCAGCGCGTACACGAGCGGCGTCACCGACTTCGTCACGTATGCCGCGGCCACCACCCACGACTCCAGCGAGGCGAGCAACGCCTGGTCCTCCGCTGAGGGAAACACGAGGGGCTGGGTCGTCTTTGACTTCGGCACGCTGGTGACGCTCAACGGACTGGTGCTGTGGAATCTGCGGACCTCCGCGCCGGCCACGCTGCGCGGCTTCAACCTGTACACCGACGCGGACGCGGATTTCACCAATGGCGTGGGCGCATTGCTCGGGTCCTTCGCGCCGCCGAATGAAGGCCTGTCGCCCGTGCCCTCGCGCATCTTCGACTTCGGCGTCGTCACCACGCGCTACCTGGAGATGGAGATCACCACCAACAACGGTGGCCAGTTCGCAACCGTCACCGGCTTCGGTGAAATCGCGTTCTCCGAGCTGGCCGAAGCCGTTCCGGAACCGGGCGTGCTGGCGCTTCTTGGCATTGGTCTGGGAGGCTTGGCATCTTCACGCCGTCGCCGGACCTGA
- a CDS encoding sugar ABC transporter permease: MTKIRDNRAWLLVLPVVLCVAFSAVLPLMTVVNYAFQDIIPPDKHIWVGTEWFQEVLRDEELHGAFLRQLIYSGAVLLIEIPLGIALALSLPHSGWRASAALVLLALPLLIPFNVVGTIWQVFGRTDIGLGGMVITKLGIAYNYAEDPHDAWFTVLIMDVWHWTPLVALLCYAALRAIPPAYYQAAQIDGASRWSVFRFIELPKMRGVLTIALLLRFMDSFMIYTEPFVLTGGGPGSATSFLSEYLTQKAVGQFDLGPAAAFSLVYFLVILLFCWLFYNFIQNVGRDTRDGPDGLPPGA; the protein is encoded by the coding sequence ATGACCAAGATCCGCGATAACCGCGCCTGGCTCCTCGTTCTGCCTGTCGTGCTCTGCGTGGCCTTCTCCGCCGTCCTGCCACTCATGACAGTGGTGAACTACGCCTTCCAGGACATCATCCCGCCCGACAAGCACATCTGGGTCGGCACCGAGTGGTTCCAGGAAGTGCTGCGCGACGAAGAGCTGCACGGCGCGTTCCTGCGACAGCTCATCTATTCGGGCGCGGTGCTGCTGATCGAGATTCCGCTGGGCATTGCGCTTGCGTTGTCGCTGCCGCATTCGGGCTGGCGTGCTTCGGCCGCGCTGGTGTTGCTCGCGCTTCCGCTGCTGATTCCCTTCAACGTCGTTGGCACGATCTGGCAGGTCTTCGGCCGCACCGACATCGGGCTGGGCGGCATGGTGATCACCAAGCTCGGCATCGCCTACAACTACGCCGAGGATCCGCACGACGCGTGGTTCACCGTGCTCATCATGGACGTGTGGCACTGGACACCGCTGGTGGCGCTGCTCTGCTACGCGGCCCTGCGCGCGATCCCGCCGGCCTACTACCAGGCCGCGCAGATCGACGGTGCTTCGCGCTGGTCGGTTTTCCGCTTCATCGAGCTGCCGAAGATGCGCGGCGTGCTGACCATCGCGCTGCTCTTGCGCTTCATGGACAGCTTCATGATCTACACCGAGCCCTTCGTGCTGACCGGCGGCGGGCCGGGTTCGGCCACGTCCTTCCTCTCCGAGTACCTCACGCAGAAGGCGGTCGGCCAGTTCGACCTCGGGCCGGCAGCGGCTTTCTCGCTCGTGTATTTCCTCGTGATCCTGCTGTTCTGCTGGCTCTTCTACAACTTCATCCAGAACGTCGGCCGCGATACACGCGATGGGCCCGACGGGCTGCCGCCGGGGGCGTGA